The Mucilaginibacter terrenus genome has a segment encoding these proteins:
- a CDS encoding O-acetylhomoserine aminocarboxypropyltransferase/cysteine synthase family protein translates to MSSLKFETLQLHAGQEVDATTGARAVPLYQTSSYVFNSAEHGANLFALKEFGNIYTRLMNPTTDVFEKRIAALEGGVAALATASGQAAQFIALNNILQAGDNFVTSPFLYGGTYNQFKVAFKRLGIEVRFAESDTAEALEKHIDDKTKAIYAETIGNPGFNIPDFEKVSGLANKHELPLIVDNTFGAGGYLFRPLQHGAHVVVESTTKWINGHGTSIGGAIVDGGNYNWGNGKFSQFTEPAEGYHGLVFADVFGVNGPFGNIQFIIRARVEGLRDFGPSQSPFNAWLNIQGLETLSLRVQRHVDNALELAKWLEQHPLVAKVNYPGLESSPQHTLAKKYLKNGFGAVLSFEIKGDKELASKVIDNLKLVSHLANVGDAKTLIIQPSATTHQQLSEAEQAAAGVTPAGLRVAVGIEHIDDIKADFEQAFAKIEQPELA, encoded by the coding sequence ATGTCAAGCTTAAAATTCGAAACCTTACAACTTCATGCCGGACAGGAAGTTGATGCCACTACAGGTGCGCGTGCTGTCCCCCTTTACCAAACAAGCTCTTACGTATTTAACAGTGCCGAGCATGGTGCAAACCTCTTTGCCTTAAAGGAATTTGGGAATATTTATACCCGTTTGATGAACCCGACGACTGATGTGTTTGAAAAACGCATTGCAGCTTTAGAAGGTGGTGTTGCTGCTTTGGCTACCGCGTCAGGTCAAGCTGCACAATTTATAGCTTTGAATAATATCTTGCAGGCTGGTGATAACTTTGTTACTTCTCCTTTTCTTTATGGTGGTACTTATAATCAATTCAAAGTTGCTTTTAAACGCCTTGGGATAGAAGTTAGGTTTGCCGAAAGCGACACTGCTGAGGCTTTAGAAAAGCACATAGATGATAAAACAAAAGCAATTTACGCAGAAACTATCGGCAACCCGGGATTTAACATCCCTGACTTTGAGAAGGTTAGCGGCCTGGCAAACAAACACGAGTTACCACTTATAGTCGATAATACATTCGGAGCGGGCGGCTACCTGTTTCGTCCGTTGCAGCATGGCGCACACGTAGTTGTAGAATCGACCACTAAGTGGATTAACGGCCATGGTACCAGCATCGGAGGCGCTATTGTAGACGGCGGCAACTACAATTGGGGTAATGGCAAATTCTCGCAGTTTACCGAACCTGCAGAAGGTTATCATGGTTTGGTGTTTGCTGATGTATTTGGTGTTAACGGTCCTTTTGGAAACATACAGTTTATTATCAGAGCTCGCGTAGAGGGATTGAGAGATTTCGGTCCGTCACAATCCCCTTTTAACGCCTGGCTTAATATACAAGGATTGGAGACGCTTTCTTTACGTGTGCAGCGTCACGTAGACAATGCCCTGGAACTCGCTAAGTGGCTGGAGCAACATCCGCTGGTTGCCAAAGTCAACTATCCAGGTCTGGAGTCATCACCTCAACACACATTGGCGAAAAAATATCTTAAAAATGGTTTTGGCGCCGTACTTTCATTTGAAATCAAAGGTGATAAAGAGCTTGCTTCCAAAGTAATCGACAACCTTAAGCTTGTAAGCCACTTAGCCAACGTAGGCGATGCTAAAACATTAATTATTCAGCCATCGGCTACAACTCACCAACAACTAAGCGAAGCCGAGCAAGCCGCAGCTGGTGTAACACCGGCAGGGCTTAGGGTAGCTGTGGGAATAGAACATATTGATGATATAAAGGCAGATTTTGAACAGGCATTTGCTAAAATAGAGCAACCTGAACTGGCATAA
- a CDS encoding menaquinone biosynthetic enzyme MqnA/MqnD family protein yields the protein MRKIRISAVSYTNTKPFLYGLQRSAIMDRIDLSLDMPSDCAQKLIDDEADIGLIPVAATLSLPQWEIVSAYCIGAVGPVNSVFIFSNCDIREATRVQLDPQSRSSNNLAKVLLKNYWKVTPELMIDAADYAAPTDERTAFVQIGDRTFGKTDKYPFVYDLAEEWQKFTGLPMVFAAWIANKPIPDDFMEEFDKALKYGLDHRKELLQELPKRIDFDLEDYLMHRLDFDLTEDKKKALHLFLDYIKAL from the coding sequence GTGAGAAAGATCAGAATATCCGCCGTTAGTTACACCAACACCAAACCCTTTTTATACGGACTACAGCGCTCGGCAATAATGGACAGGATAGACCTGAGCCTGGACATGCCGTCAGACTGCGCTCAAAAACTAATTGACGACGAAGCCGATATTGGCCTTATACCTGTAGCGGCTACACTCAGCCTGCCACAATGGGAAATTGTTTCGGCTTACTGTATAGGCGCGGTTGGCCCGGTGAACTCCGTATTCATCTTCAGCAACTGCGACATCAGGGAAGCAACACGTGTTCAGTTAGACCCGCAATCACGCAGTTCCAATAACCTGGCAAAAGTGCTGTTGAAGAACTATTGGAAAGTAACACCAGAACTGATGATAGATGCCGCTGACTATGCGGCGCCAACTGATGAGCGTACCGCCTTCGTACAGATTGGCGACCGTACCTTTGGCAAAACAGACAAATACCCGTTTGTATATGACCTTGCCGAAGAGTGGCAGAAGTTTACAGGCTTGCCGATGGTATTTGCTGCCTGGATAGCCAACAAGCCTATTCCGGACGATTTCATGGAAGAGTTTGATAAGGCGCTAAAGTATGGTCTTGACCATCGTAAAGAGCTTTTGCAGGAGCTCCCAAAGCGTATAGATTTCGACCTGGAAGACTACCTCATGCACCGACTGGACTTTGATCTTACCGAAGATAAAAAGAAAGCTTTACACCTATTTTTAGATTATATAAAGGCGTTGTAA
- a CDS encoding SDR family oxidoreductase: protein MISNTTLKNQVAVVTGADSGIGKGIAIALAAAGAKVLVNYVHNQKSANEVLAQIEKAGGEAFVFQADVSQEPEVMKMFAAAKDKYGNIDILVNNAGLQKDAKLVDMTLDEWDKVISVNLTGQFLCAREAAREFIKKGVVEGVSKAAGKIICMSSVHEVIPWAGHVNYAASKGGISLMMKSMAQELAPHKIRVVGIGPGAIQTPINKEAWDTPEALNKLLELIPYGRIGKPEDIGNLAVWLASDQSDYITGTTIFMDGGMTLYPGFADNG from the coding sequence ATGATCTCAAATACAACTCTCAAAAATCAGGTTGCCGTTGTTACCGGTGCAGATAGCGGCATTGGTAAAGGCATAGCTATTGCCCTGGCGGCAGCAGGCGCAAAAGTATTGGTTAACTACGTTCATAATCAAAAATCTGCAAACGAAGTTTTAGCGCAAATTGAGAAAGCTGGCGGGGAAGCTTTCGTCTTTCAGGCTGATGTAAGCCAGGAACCAGAGGTAATGAAAATGTTTGCTGCTGCAAAAGATAAATACGGCAATATAGATATACTGGTAAATAATGCCGGTTTGCAGAAGGACGCCAAGCTGGTAGATATGACACTTGACGAATGGGATAAGGTTATTAGTGTGAACCTAACAGGCCAGTTCCTGTGCGCTAGGGAGGCTGCCCGCGAGTTTATAAAAAAGGGCGTGGTAGAAGGGGTGAGCAAAGCAGCAGGAAAGATCATATGCATGAGCAGCGTTCATGAGGTTATACCGTGGGCTGGCCACGTAAACTATGCAGCCAGCAAAGGGGGTATAAGCCTTATGATGAAGAGCATGGCGCAGGAACTTGCCCCACATAAAATAAGGGTGGTGGGGATTGGCCCGGGCGCTATACAAACACCGATAAATAAGGAGGCTTGGGATACACCAGAAGCACTCAATAAATTATTGGAACTAATACCTTATGGCCGTATAGGCAAGCCGGAAGATATTGGAAATCTTGCTGTTTGGCTCGCTTCAGACCAGTCAGACTACATTACAGGCACCACTATATTCATGGACGGCGGGATGACTTTATATCCCGGCTTTGCAGATAATGGTTGA
- the mqnE gene encoding aminofutalosine synthase MqnE, producing the protein MEAPEALQVLINNPQLSPELKAIAQKVLQKERITFNDGVLLYQTAELGYLGVLANYIREQKHGDKTYFNRNFHIEPTNLCVYDCKFCSYSRLIKQRGEGWEYTMEEMLDIVKKYDDQPVTEVHIVGGVLPQYDVPFYAELFSRIKAHRPDLHVKALTPVEYHYIFKKAKLDYATGMKLMKDAGLESMPGGGAEIFHPEVREKIAKDKCTGDQWLAIHEEWHKLGMRSNATMLYGHIEEYWHRVDHMERLRELQDRTGGFQTFIPLKFRNQDNQMSNVPESTVVEDLRNYAIARIYLDNFDHVKAYWAMISRTTAQLSLNFGVDDIDGTLDDTTKIYSMAGAEEQHPAMSTRQLVELIKNAGRHPIERDTLYNVVTDYKDHQFEEQEKPRYYKLPVIN; encoded by the coding sequence ATGGAAGCACCAGAAGCCCTCCAGGTTTTGATAAACAACCCGCAGCTTTCACCCGAACTTAAGGCCATCGCTCAAAAGGTTCTTCAAAAAGAACGCATAACTTTTAACGATGGCGTGCTGCTTTACCAAACAGCAGAACTCGGTTACCTTGGCGTTTTAGCCAACTACATACGCGAACAAAAACACGGCGATAAAACTTACTTTAACCGCAACTTCCACATCGAACCAACAAATTTGTGCGTGTACGATTGTAAGTTCTGCTCTTACTCGCGACTAATAAAACAGCGTGGCGAAGGATGGGAGTACACCATGGAAGAAATGCTGGACATCGTAAAGAAATACGATGATCAACCGGTTACGGAGGTGCACATAGTAGGCGGCGTATTGCCCCAATATGATGTTCCCTTTTATGCCGAACTATTTAGCCGGATCAAGGCTCACCGTCCGGATTTGCACGTAAAAGCGCTTACTCCTGTAGAATACCACTATATATTCAAGAAAGCCAAACTGGACTATGCTACCGGCATGAAACTGATGAAGGATGCCGGGCTAGAATCAATGCCAGGTGGAGGAGCAGAGATATTTCACCCGGAGGTACGTGAAAAGATCGCTAAAGATAAATGTACCGGCGACCAGTGGCTGGCTATACACGAGGAATGGCACAAGCTGGGCATGCGTTCAAACGCCACCATGCTTTACGGCCATATAGAAGAATACTGGCACCGGGTTGACCACATGGAGCGCCTGCGCGAACTTCAGGACCGTACCGGCGGCTTTCAAACGTTTATCCCGTTGAAGTTCCGCAACCAGGATAACCAAATGAGCAACGTGCCGGAATCCACAGTAGTGGAAGATCTGCGCAACTACGCCATAGCCCGTATTTACCTGGATAATTTTGACCATGTAAAAGCATACTGGGCCATGATAAGCCGAACAACGGCACAGCTTTCGCTTAATTTTGGTGTGGATGACATTGACGGCACACTCGACGATACCACCAAAATATATTCTATGGCAGGTGCAGAGGAGCAACACCCGGCCATGAGCACCAGGCAATTGGTAGAGCTGATAAAAAATGCAGGACGTCACCCGATAGAACGGGATACGCTGTACAACGTAGTAACTGACTATAAAGATCATCAGTTTGAGGAACAGGAAAAACCCCGCTACTACAAACTGCCGGTAATTAATTAA
- the hemF gene encoding oxygen-dependent coproporphyrinogen oxidase, with product MPTKEQIAEDYRRIQDEICAALEAADGLAKFEEELWEREGGGGGRTRVIQNGNVLEKGGVNFSAVEGKLPASVQKALNVPHDNFFATGVSIVIHPNHPLVPIIHMNIRYFEMPAEDGDAPVRWFGGGIDLTPHYVFDEDARFFHQQLKDVCDRFNTEFYHRFKVWADDYFFIKHRDETRGIGGIFYDRLTASDELSWETIFEFSKALGRSFIPTYVELINRNRSKPFTPAQQQWQYLRRGRYVEFNLVYDAGTKFGLETNGRIESILMSLPPTSKWPYNYQAEEGSEEARTLSLLKKGINWI from the coding sequence ATGCCTACTAAAGAGCAAATAGCCGAAGATTACCGCCGAATTCAGGACGAAATATGTGCAGCACTTGAAGCTGCCGACGGACTGGCAAAGTTTGAAGAAGAACTTTGGGAGCGGGAAGGTGGAGGTGGCGGCCGCACAAGGGTTATACAAAACGGAAACGTTCTGGAAAAGGGTGGGGTTAATTTTTCGGCAGTTGAAGGTAAGCTGCCAGCCTCGGTACAAAAGGCGCTTAACGTACCGCATGATAACTTTTTTGCCACAGGGGTATCAATTGTAATACATCCCAACCACCCGTTGGTGCCCATTATTCATATGAACATCAGGTATTTTGAAATGCCCGCCGAAGACGGCGACGCACCTGTGAGATGGTTTGGCGGCGGAATAGACCTTACACCACACTACGTGTTTGATGAAGATGCGCGTTTTTTCCACCAGCAGTTAAAGGACGTATGCGATAGGTTTAATACGGAGTTCTACCACAGATTTAAAGTTTGGGCAGATGATTACTTCTTTATAAAACACCGGGACGAAACACGTGGCATAGGTGGAATTTTCTACGACAGACTTACGGCAAGTGACGAACTAAGTTGGGAAACGATTTTTGAGTTCTCGAAAGCGCTTGGCCGGTCGTTTATCCCTACGTATGTCGAGCTGATAAATCGTAACCGCAGCAAGCCGTTTACTCCGGCGCAGCAGCAATGGCAATACCTGCGGAGAGGACGTTATGTGGAGTTTAATCTGGTGTATGATGCCGGTACTAAGTTCGGGCTGGAAACTAACGGGCGAATAGAATCAATATTGATGAGTTTACCGCCAACATCTAAGTGGCCGTATAACTATCAAGCTGAAGAAGGCAGCGAAGAAGCAAGAACGTTATCGTTATTAAAAAAGGGTATTAATTGGATATAA
- a CDS encoding MFS transporter — translation MTQAPSAKITKNAVFLVIVASLGYFVDIYDLLVFAIVRKASFHDIGIPDADMRVQGEFVINCQMFGLLLGGILWGIIGDKYGRIKVLFGSILLYSVANFANGFVHDINTYAIIRFIAGIGLAGELGAGITLVSETLSKENRGYGTMIVAVVGLFGATAANLAAKHGWQNAYFIGGGLGVLLLLLRIGTFESGMYKNVADSKVSKGNMLMLFTDRKRFFKYLNCILIGMPLWFVVGILITQSPEFGRELGAKEPLNAGDGIMYSYIGISIGDLFAGVFAQLTRSRRLTMLVFQVLSLISVILYLNAYGITEKQFIWLCLFMGFSVGYWATFVTIASEQFGTNIRSTVTTTVPNFVRGALIPITLIFEWFVRYFTAHGGKDSSIIKAGYVMMFIVTAIALFSLSRLKESFGKDLNYVEDEAGTI, via the coding sequence ATGACGCAAGCTCCTTCAGCAAAAATCACCAAAAACGCTGTTTTCCTGGTTATAGTAGCCTCGCTGGGTTACTTTGTAGATATATATGACCTGCTGGTGTTTGCCATCGTACGCAAAGCCAGCTTTCATGATATCGGTATCCCCGACGCAGACATGCGGGTACAGGGAGAATTCGTGATCAACTGCCAAATGTTCGGTCTATTATTGGGTGGTATTTTGTGGGGCATAATAGGTGATAAGTACGGCCGCATAAAAGTGCTGTTCGGGTCTATACTGCTCTACTCTGTTGCTAACTTCGCAAACGGCTTTGTACACGACATTAATACATATGCTATTATCCGCTTTATAGCAGGCATTGGCCTGGCAGGTGAACTGGGTGCAGGCATTACGCTGGTAAGCGAAACTTTAAGTAAAGAGAACCGTGGCTACGGAACCATGATAGTGGCAGTGGTAGGTTTGTTTGGCGCCACAGCTGCAAACCTGGCAGCTAAGCACGGCTGGCAAAATGCCTACTTTATCGGCGGTGGTCTAGGCGTACTATTATTGCTGCTGCGTATAGGTACGTTTGAATCGGGCATGTACAAAAATGTGGCGGACAGCAAAGTATCTAAAGGGAATATGCTTATGCTATTTACCGATAGAAAACGCTTCTTTAAATACCTGAATTGTATACTCATTGGTATGCCATTGTGGTTTGTGGTGGGCATACTCATCACCCAATCACCGGAATTTGGCCGTGAGCTTGGCGCTAAGGAACCGCTAAATGCCGGAGATGGTATCATGTATTCTTACATCGGTATTTCCATAGGTGACCTTTTTGCAGGTGTATTTGCACAGCTAACACGCTCGCGCAGGCTTACTATGCTGGTGTTTCAGGTGCTTTCTTTAATCAGTGTTATCCTTTATCTTAACGCTTACGGCATTACCGAAAAACAATTTATCTGGCTGTGTTTGTTCATGGGCTTCTCCGTAGGGTACTGGGCAACGTTTGTCACCATCGCTTCCGAGCAGTTCGGCACCAACATTCGGTCTACAGTCACTACAACTGTGCCCAACTTTGTTCGTGGCGCGCTTATTCCCATAACTCTAATCTTCGAATGGTTTGTGCGGTACTTTACCGCACATGGCGGTAAAGATTCCAGCATTATCAAGGCAGGGTACGTAATGATGTTCATCGTAACAGCTATTGCATTATTCTCTCTGAGTCGCCTTAAAGAGAGCTTTGGTAAGGATCTGAATTACGTTGAGGACGAAGCAGGGACTATCTAG
- a CDS encoding cold-shock protein, which yields MKTGKVKWFNTQKGYGFIVTEDGKDLFVHFKDVQGGVNAIKDNDTVEYDVEDGRKGLQAVNVKKV from the coding sequence ATGAAAACTGGAAAAGTAAAATGGTTTAACACACAAAAAGGCTATGGCTTTATAGTTACTGAAGATGGTAAGGACCTGTTTGTACACTTCAAAGATGTGCAGGGCGGTGTTAACGCAATTAAAGACAACGATACTGTAGAGTATGATGTTGAGGACGGCAGAAAAGGATTGCAGGCTGTAAACGTTAAAAAAGTTTAA
- a CDS encoding trans-sulfuration enzyme family protein: MKLETIAIHAGNHIDETSRAVVQPIVMATTFQRGEDGGYPSGHMYSRASNPNRAFLENVIAKLEGGVEAAAFSSGNAAGMSVFQALQPGTHIIAPDDMYHGLRNQLKALFAGILEFDFVDVNDAGVLRSHIKANTGVIWLETPSNPLLKVTDIKQAVAIAKERGIKVVCDNTFATPVCQQPLSLGADLVMHSTTKYFGGHSDLMGGALITAEKNEWWAKIRNVQTMGGAIPSPMDCYYLTRSIKTLPYRVRGHVANAQLLTAYLKKHPKVEQVLYPGLPSHPQHAIAKGQMSAFGAMFSFTVSGGEQQACRVINSLKLFTQATSLGGVESLIEHRASVEGPDTKTPFNLLRVSPGLEHIDDLIADLEQALG; this comes from the coding sequence ATGAAACTGGAAACTATAGCGATACACGCCGGAAACCATATAGATGAAACATCACGAGCTGTAGTACAGCCCATAGTTATGGCTACTACATTTCAGCGCGGCGAAGATGGTGGTTACCCCAGCGGCCACATGTATAGCCGCGCATCAAACCCAAACCGCGCTTTTCTGGAGAACGTAATAGCAAAACTGGAGGGCGGTGTAGAGGCTGCAGCTTTTTCTTCCGGTAACGCAGCGGGAATGTCGGTGTTTCAGGCGCTGCAACCAGGCACACACATCATCGCACCGGATGATATGTATCACGGGCTTCGCAATCAGCTCAAAGCCTTATTTGCAGGTATACTGGAGTTTGATTTCGTAGACGTGAATGATGCTGGGGTGTTGAGGTCGCACATAAAAGCAAATACCGGTGTCATATGGTTGGAAACGCCATCTAACCCGCTCTTAAAGGTTACGGATATTAAACAAGCTGTAGCGATAGCTAAAGAACGCGGCATTAAGGTGGTTTGTGACAACACTTTTGCAACACCGGTTTGTCAACAACCACTTTCCTTGGGCGCTGATCTGGTGATGCATTCCACAACAAAATATTTCGGCGGGCATAGCGATCTAATGGGCGGCGCGCTGATTACCGCAGAGAAGAACGAATGGTGGGCGAAAATACGCAACGTACAAACCATGGGTGGCGCTATCCCCTCGCCTATGGATTGTTACTATCTAACTCGCAGCATAAAAACATTGCCTTACCGTGTTCGCGGGCATGTTGCAAATGCGCAACTGCTTACAGCTTATTTAAAAAAGCACCCGAAAGTAGAACAGGTATTGTATCCAGGATTACCCTCTCACCCCCAACATGCAATAGCAAAAGGGCAAATGAGTGCATTTGGGGCAATGTTCTCTTTTACCGTGAGTGGTGGCGAACAACAAGCGTGTAGAGTGATAAACAGCCTTAAACTGTTCACCCAGGCTACCAGCCTTGGTGGTGTGGAAAGCTTGATAGAACACCGTGCATCCGTTGAAGGTCCTGATACCAAGACTCCTTTTAACTTGTTGAGAGTATCTCCAGGACTTGAGCATATAGATGACCTTATTGCTGATCTGGAGCAAGCTTTAGGTTAA
- a CDS encoding histidine phosphatase family protein, producing the protein MIKTLYIVRHGQTELNKQGIVQGRGRDTDLNEEGRAQAQQFYDAYKNVPFDKIYISKLKRTQQSIQPFIDAGIPYEKLEGLDELAWGKYEGQPATPETKGAFLELMRSWVSGDLDVKFEGGESPNEVEVRQREALGIIMSHPEEKNVLICMHGRALRLLLCVLTGKPLTEMDSFPHQNLVLYKIGFDGERYEIIDFNNAQHLKNPEQIREKDQNIRR; encoded by the coding sequence ATGATAAAGACGCTATACATAGTACGCCACGGTCAAACCGAACTTAACAAACAAGGTATAGTACAAGGGCGCGGGCGCGATACCGATCTTAACGAGGAGGGCCGGGCCCAGGCGCAGCAGTTTTATGATGCTTACAAAAATGTACCGTTTGATAAGATCTACATTTCTAAGCTTAAACGCACCCAACAAAGCATACAACCCTTTATTGATGCCGGAATCCCTTACGAAAAACTGGAGGGACTGGACGAATTGGCTTGGGGTAAATATGAAGGGCAGCCTGCCACGCCCGAAACCAAAGGTGCTTTTCTAGAGTTAATGCGGTCTTGGGTGAGCGGCGACCTCGATGTGAAATTTGAAGGTGGCGAAAGCCCTAATGAAGTGGAGGTACGCCAGCGTGAAGCGTTAGGAATTATAATGAGCCATCCTGAAGAAAAAAACGTGTTGATATGTATGCACGGCCGTGCTTTACGTTTGCTGCTATGTGTACTTACCGGCAAGCCGCTTACCGAGATGGACAGCTTCCCTCATCAGAACCTTGTGCTTTACAAGATTGGATTCGACGGTGAAAGATACGAGATCATCGATTTCAACAACGCTCAACATTTAAAGAATCCAGAACAGATACGTGAGAAAGATCAGAATATCCGCCGTTAG